The Gemmatimonas phototrophica region CGCACAACGAGTTGGGGTTGGTGATATCGACTTGCTTGCCAACACGAACCGAGTCACAACTCACGACCCTGCACCCAATTGACTTATCCACACGGAACGGGGTACCTTCGCCGCCCCTCCCCTCTTCCGTTCGCCACTGCTTGGGACACCATGTCGCTATCGCCTGCTGAAATCTGGGACCGCCTGCGCCAACGTGCGCGACAGGTGCTTCCTGAGCAGACGTACCGCACCTGGCTCGAGCCCACCGACGCCATCGTCGTCGAAGGCGACACCCTGATGGTCGGCGCCCCCGACCAGTTTTCGGCCGACTGGAACGAGTCCAAGCACGCCGATCTGCTCGCCACCTTCGCCCCGGTGGCCCTCGGCCACCCCATGAAGGTGCGCTTCAAGGTGAACGAGGAACGAGCCGGGCGGGTGCAGATGGACATGTTCGTGGCGCCACCGCCAGCACCAATTGTCGCGCCACCAACAAAGCAGCAATCGCGCATTTCTACGCCACTCAACCCGTTGTACACCTTTGACCAGTTTGTCATCGGCAAGTCCAACGACGTGGCCGCGGCCGCCGCTCAGGCCGCCGCCCAGGCTCCCGGCAAGGTCTACAACCCGCTCTTCATCTACGGAGAAACGGGGCTCGGCAAAACCCACCTCATGCAGGGAATCGCCCACGAACAGCTCCGCCGCAACCCGGCGCTGCGCATTGCGTACGTGGGGACCGAGCAGTTCACCAACGAGTTCATCAGCGCCATTCAGACCGGCCAGATGGGCGATTTCCGCCGCCGCTTTCGGGAAATCGACCTGCTGCTCGTGGACGACGTGCAGTTCCTCAAGGGGAAGGAATCCACCCAGGAGGAGTTCTTCCACACCTTCAACGCCATCTATGAGGCCGGGCGCCAGATCGTGCTCACCTCCGATCGGCCCCCCAAGGAAATCCCCGGACTCGAATCCCGGCTCATTTCCCGCTTCGAGTGGGGGATGGTCGCCAACGTCGATTCCCCCGATCTCGAGCACCGCATCGCCATCCTCAAGAAGAAGGCGAGCGTCGATCACCTCGAGCTCACCATCCCCGACGAAGTCATCGAGTTCATCGCCCAGCATGTGAAGTCGTCCGTGCGCGAGCTCGAAGGCTCCATCATCAAGCTGTTGGCGTACGCCTCCTTTAAGCACCGCGAGATCTCCGTCGATCTCGCCCGCGAAGCGCTGCGCGACAAGCTCCGGGGGGCCAACACGTCCGATTTCCCCGACGTCCCGCCCACCACCATCACCGTCGCCACCATTCAGCAGGTCGTGGCGCGCGAGTGGGGGGTCACCCCCGATGGGCTGCGCTCCAAGACCCGCACCAAACAGCTCACTACCCCGCGTCAGGTGGCCATGTACCTCTGTCGCGAGCTCCTGGCACTGCAGCTGGTGGAGATCGGCAACGCCTTCGGTGGGCGCGACCACTCCACGGTTATCCATTCCCTGGAGCGGGTGGCCGAAGATATGGCCGGCGAAGCCGGGTTTACCGAGCGTGTTTTGAAGGTTCGGGGCATGTTGGAAACTCTGCGGACAACCGGCCAGCTCGGCACCTGAATCCCCATCGCTCCACAGTCCCC contains the following coding sequences:
- the dnaA gene encoding chromosomal replication initiator protein DnaA, encoding MSLSPAEIWDRLRQRARQVLPEQTYRTWLEPTDAIVVEGDTLMVGAPDQFSADWNESKHADLLATFAPVALGHPMKVRFKVNEERAGRVQMDMFVAPPPAPIVAPPTKQQSRISTPLNPLYTFDQFVIGKSNDVAAAAAQAAAQAPGKVYNPLFIYGETGLGKTHLMQGIAHEQLRRNPALRIAYVGTEQFTNEFISAIQTGQMGDFRRRFREIDLLLVDDVQFLKGKESTQEEFFHTFNAIYEAGRQIVLTSDRPPKEIPGLESRLISRFEWGMVANVDSPDLEHRIAILKKKASVDHLELTIPDEVIEFIAQHVKSSVRELEGSIIKLLAYASFKHREISVDLAREALRDKLRGANTSDFPDVPPTTITVATIQQVVAREWGVTPDGLRSKTRTKQLTTPRQVAMYLCRELLALQLVEIGNAFGGRDHSTVIHSLERVAEDMAGEAGFTERVLKVRGMLETLRTTGQLGT